A window of the Nocardia sp. NBC_01329 genome harbors these coding sequences:
- a CDS encoding CDP-alcohol phosphatidyltransferase family protein: protein MEQVIEGRRRRSIRLLPSIVTILALCSGMSAVKFGLAGELKIALAMIGAAAVLDTLDGRLARLLSATTKIGAELDSLSDAISFGVAPALVLYVVMFDGESSGSGWIIALLFAVSIVLRLARFNTLLDDDTRPDWAREFFVGVPAPAGALIAMAPIAVYVEFGDGWWTSFPVVALWTVFVAALCVSTIPTLALKSVSVAPQAAAGLLVLVALAGAALITYPIMLLLVLIVVYLGHIPFAWYSQRWVAARPETWQYKPAERRAQRRADRRLPVLRRPEIRRPALRRPDNRRPVPRGDSRLRLRRPGGRN from the coding sequence ATGGAGCAGGTCATCGAAGGCAGGCGGCGCCGATCCATCAGGCTGCTGCCCAGTATCGTCACGATCCTGGCGCTGTGCTCGGGAATGTCCGCGGTGAAGTTCGGTCTGGCGGGTGAGCTGAAGATCGCGCTCGCCATGATCGGCGCCGCCGCGGTACTGGACACTCTCGACGGCCGGCTGGCCCGGTTGTTGTCGGCCACCACCAAGATCGGCGCGGAGCTGGATTCGCTCTCCGATGCCATCTCCTTCGGGGTGGCGCCCGCGCTGGTGCTCTATGTGGTGATGTTCGACGGCGAGAGCAGTGGTTCGGGGTGGATCATCGCGTTGCTGTTCGCGGTGAGCATCGTGTTGCGACTGGCCCGGTTCAACACTCTGCTGGACGACGACACCCGGCCCGATTGGGCACGGGAGTTCTTCGTCGGGGTTCCGGCGCCCGCGGGTGCGTTGATCGCGATGGCCCCTATCGCGGTGTATGTGGAGTTCGGTGACGGCTGGTGGACGAGTTTCCCGGTGGTCGCGTTGTGGACCGTATTCGTCGCCGCGCTGTGCGTGAGTACCATTCCGACGCTGGCCCTGAAATCGGTATCGGTGGCGCCGCAAGCGGCCGCCGGTCTGCTGGTCCTGGTCGCGCTGGCCGGTGCCGCGCTGATCACATATCCGATCATGCTGCTGCTCGTGTTGATCGTCGTTTACCTGGGGCATATCCCGTTCGCGTGGTACTCGCAGCGCTGGGTGGCGGCCCGCCCCGAAACCTGGCAGTACAAGCCGGCCGAGCGCCGCGCGCAGCGGCGCGCCGATCGTCGGCTCCCCGTACTGCGCCGACCGGAGATCCGGCGGCCGGCGCTGCGGCGGCCCGATAACCGGCGACCGGTACCGCGCGGTGATTCGCGGTTGCGGTTGCGTCGCCCCGGCGGGCGGAACTGA
- a CDS encoding phosphatidylserine decarboxylase — MARRPTPPGTPETTGPAHLADLVRSAIPPMHPAGLPFVAVPLGVAVLGRRRRWVRRFALAAAAASATFFRHPHRVPPNRPGVVVAPADGEVALVDTAVPPPELGIGAEPLPRVSIFLSVLDVHVQRTPISGVVRDVQYRRGQFKSADLADASEVNERSSMLIDTADGHQLVVVQIAGLLARRIVCDAAPGDRVTIGDTYGLIRFGSRVDTYFPAGTDLLVNIGQRTIGGETVLAVLPAADA, encoded by the coding sequence GTGGCACGCCGTCCCACTCCGCCCGGCACCCCGGAAACCACCGGCCCGGCACATCTGGCCGATCTGGTGCGCAGCGCGATCCCGCCGATGCATCCGGCCGGGTTACCGTTCGTGGCCGTTCCGCTGGGCGTCGCGGTCCTCGGCCGGCGTCGCCGCTGGGTCCGTCGGTTCGCGCTCGCGGCCGCCGCGGCGAGTGCGACCTTCTTCCGGCATCCCCACCGCGTTCCGCCGAACCGGCCCGGAGTGGTGGTCGCCCCGGCCGACGGCGAAGTGGCGCTGGTCGATACGGCGGTACCGCCGCCCGAGCTCGGAATCGGTGCGGAGCCGCTGCCCCGGGTGAGTATCTTCCTGTCCGTATTGGACGTCCACGTCCAGCGGACACCGATCTCCGGTGTGGTGCGTGATGTGCAGTACCGGCGTGGGCAGTTCAAATCCGCCGATCTGGCCGATGCGAGCGAGGTCAACGAACGCAGCAGCATGCTCATCGACACCGCCGACGGGCACCAGCTCGTGGTGGTCCAGATCGCGGGGCTGCTGGCTCGCCGCATCGTGTGCGACGCTGCGCCCGGCGACCGGGTCACCATCGGCGATACCTACGGCCTGATCCGGTTCGGCTCCCGCGTGGATACCTACTTCCCGGCCGGTACCGACCTACTGGTGAATATCGGGCAGCGGACGATCGGAGGGGAGACGGTGCTGGCGGTCCTGCCGGCGGCGGACGCGTGA
- a CDS encoding beta-ketoacyl-ACP synthase III, whose product MATQIAQTTGAQYTAILGLGVYRPARVVTNDEVAGPIDSSDEWIRSRSGIRTRRFADDTETIHSMSVAACRGALDAAGIAGDQIDCVIVATSTHLLLTPAAAPRIATELGTNGAAAFDISAGCAGFCHGLAMASDLVRAGTASHVLVIGVEKLSDTVNPADRGTAFLFADGAGAVVVGSAEEQGIGPTVWGSDGTQHRAIRQDKDWLEFFAEIDEKGTDAVRPYLAMEGTAVFRWAAHSLEKVCRDAIDRAGLSTDDLNAMIPHQANGRIIEIMARVLKLPENCALANDIEETGNTSAASIPLAMETLLRTGQSKPGDTALLIAFGAGLSYAAQVVTLPKFSSSRPLS is encoded by the coding sequence ATGGCTACTCAGATCGCCCAGACAACGGGGGCGCAGTACACCGCGATCCTGGGGCTGGGCGTGTACCGTCCGGCGCGGGTCGTGACCAACGACGAGGTGGCCGGACCGATCGACTCCAGCGACGAGTGGATCCGGTCCCGTTCGGGTATCCGCACCCGCCGGTTCGCCGACGATACGGAGACAATCCATTCGATGAGCGTGGCCGCCTGTCGCGGCGCCCTGGACGCCGCCGGAATAGCGGGCGACCAGATCGACTGCGTGATCGTGGCCACCTCGACCCATCTGTTGCTGACGCCGGCGGCCGCGCCGCGTATCGCCACCGAACTCGGCACGAACGGCGCCGCCGCCTTCGATATCTCGGCCGGTTGCGCCGGTTTCTGCCACGGCCTGGCCATGGCCTCCGATCTCGTGCGCGCGGGCACCGCGTCCCATGTGCTCGTCATCGGCGTGGAGAAACTCAGCGATACGGTCAACCCCGCCGACCGTGGCACCGCGTTCCTGTTCGCCGACGGCGCGGGCGCCGTGGTGGTGGGCTCGGCCGAGGAACAGGGCATCGGGCCCACCGTCTGGGGTTCCGACGGCACCCAGCACCGGGCCATCCGCCAGGACAAGGACTGGCTCGAGTTCTTCGCCGAAATCGACGAGAAGGGCACCGACGCCGTCCGCCCCTACTTGGCGATGGAGGGCACCGCGGTGTTCCGTTGGGCCGCGCATTCCCTCGAGAAGGTCTGCCGCGACGCCATCGACCGTGCCGGTCTGTCCACCGACGACCTGAACGCCATGATCCCGCATCAGGCCAACGGCCGGATCATCGAGATCATGGCGCGGGTGCTGAAACTGCCGGAGAACTGCGCGCTGGCCAACGATATCGAGGAGACCGGCAACACTTCAGCAGCCTCGATTCCACTGGCGATGGAGACCCTGCTGCGCACCGGGCAGTCCAAACCGGGCGATACCGCGCTGCTCATCGCCTTCGGCGCCGGACTCTCCTATGCGGCCCAGGTCGTGACCCTGCCGAAATTCAGTTCGTCTCGACCGCTGTCCTGA
- a CDS encoding GlsB/YeaQ/YmgE family stress response membrane protein — MLGLGIIGWIIIGGIAGWIASKLMKTDAQQGILLNIVVGVVGGLIGGFLLSAFGVDVDSGGWWFSFFTCLAGAVILLFLVKLVVRR, encoded by the coding sequence ATGCTCGGTCTCGGCATCATCGGCTGGATCATCATCGGCGGTATCGCCGGGTGGATCGCCAGCAAGCTCATGAAAACCGATGCTCAACAGGGCATCCTGCTCAATATCGTGGTGGGCGTCGTCGGTGGCCTGATCGGCGGCTTCCTGCTCTCGGCATTCGGTGTCGACGTCGACAGTGGGGGCTGGTGGTTCAGCTTCTTCACCTGTCTGGCGGGCGCCGTCATCCTGTTGTTCCTGGTCAAGTTGGTCGTACGGAGGTAG
- the groL gene encoding chaperonin GroEL (60 kDa chaperone family; promotes refolding of misfolded polypeptides especially under stressful conditions; forms two stacked rings of heptamers to form a barrel-shaped 14mer; ends can be capped by GroES; misfolded proteins enter the barrel where they are refolded when GroES binds) yields MAKTIAYDEEARRGLERGLNALADAVKVTLGPKGRNVVLEKKWGAPTITNDGVSIAKEIELEDPYEKIGAELVKEVAKKTDDVAGDGTTTATVLAQALVREGLRNVAAGANPLGLKRGIEKAVEAVTAKLLDTAKEIDTKEQIAATAGISAGDASIGELIAEAMDKVGKEGVITVEEAQTFGLSLELTEGMRFDKGYISGYFVTDPERQEAVLEDPYLLLVGSKVSTVKDLLPLLEKVIQAGKPLLIIAEDVEGEALSTLVVNKIRGTFKSVAVKAPGFGDRRKAQLADIAILTGGEVISEEVGLSLETAGIELLGQARKVVVTKDETTIVEGAGDAEAIQGRVAQIRTEIENSDSDYDREKLQERLAKLAGGVAVIKAGAATEVELKERKHRIEDAVRNAKAAVEEGIVAGGGVALLQAAPALDDLKLEGDEATGANIVKVALSAPLKQIAFNAGLEPGVVAEKVSNLPAGSGLNADTGVYEDLLSAGVADPVKVTRSALQNAASIAALFLTTEAVVADKPEKASAAPADPTGGMGGMDF; encoded by the coding sequence ATGGCCAAGACAATTGCGTACGACGAAGAGGCCCGTCGCGGTCTCGAGCGGGGCCTGAACGCCCTCGCCGACGCGGTCAAGGTGACGCTGGGCCCGAAGGGCCGCAACGTCGTGCTCGAGAAGAAGTGGGGCGCTCCCACGATCACCAACGATGGTGTGTCCATCGCCAAGGAGATCGAGCTCGAGGACCCGTACGAGAAGATCGGCGCCGAGCTGGTCAAGGAAGTCGCCAAGAAGACCGACGATGTCGCGGGCGACGGCACCACCACCGCCACCGTGCTCGCCCAGGCGCTGGTGCGTGAGGGTCTGCGCAATGTCGCGGCCGGCGCGAACCCGCTGGGTCTGAAGCGGGGCATCGAGAAGGCCGTCGAGGCCGTCACCGCCAAGCTGCTCGACACCGCCAAGGAGATCGACACCAAGGAGCAGATCGCTGCTACCGCGGGTATCTCGGCGGGCGACGCGTCCATCGGTGAGCTGATCGCCGAGGCCATGGACAAGGTCGGTAAAGAAGGCGTCATCACCGTCGAAGAGGCGCAGACCTTCGGTCTGTCGCTGGAGCTCACCGAGGGTATGCGCTTCGACAAGGGCTACATCTCGGGCTACTTCGTCACCGATCCCGAGCGTCAGGAAGCGGTCCTCGAGGACCCCTACCTGCTGCTGGTCGGCTCGAAGGTCTCGACCGTCAAGGACCTGCTGCCGCTGCTGGAGAAGGTCATCCAGGCCGGTAAGCCGCTGCTGATCATCGCCGAGGATGTCGAGGGCGAAGCCCTGTCGACCCTGGTCGTGAACAAGATCCGTGGCACCTTCAAGTCCGTCGCCGTCAAGGCTCCGGGCTTCGGTGACCGCCGCAAGGCCCAGCTCGCCGATATCGCCATCCTCACCGGTGGCGAGGTCATCAGCGAAGAGGTCGGCCTCTCGCTGGAGACCGCCGGTATCGAGCTGCTCGGGCAGGCGCGCAAGGTCGTCGTCACCAAGGACGAGACCACGATCGTCGAGGGTGCGGGCGACGCGGAGGCCATCCAGGGCCGGGTCGCGCAGATTCGTACCGAGATCGAGAACTCCGACTCGGACTACGACCGCGAGAAGCTGCAGGAGCGCCTGGCCAAGCTGGCCGGCGGTGTTGCGGTCATCAAGGCCGGTGCCGCGACCGAGGTCGAGCTCAAGGAGCGCAAGCACCGCATCGAAGATGCCGTGCGCAACGCGAAGGCCGCCGTCGAAGAGGGCATCGTCGCCGGTGGTGGCGTGGCGCTGCTGCAGGCTGCCCCCGCGCTGGACGATCTGAAGCTCGAAGGTGACGAGGCCACCGGCGCGAACATCGTGAAGGTCGCGCTGTCGGCTCCGCTGAAGCAGATCGCCTTCAACGCCGGCCTCGAGCCCGGCGTCGTCGCGGAAAAGGTTTCCAACCTGCCCGCCGGCAGCGGCCTGAACGCCGATACCGGTGTGTACGAGGACCTGCTGTCCGCCGGTGTCGCCGACCCGGTGAAGGTCACCCGTTCGGCTCTGCAGAACGCGGCCTCCATCGCGGCCCTGTTCCTCACCACCGAGGCCGTTGTCGCCGATAAGCCGGAGAAGGCCTCGGCCGCCCCGGCCGATCCGACCGGCGGCATGGGCGGCATGGACTTCTGA
- a CDS encoding SRPBCC family protein — MPKNLEASIDIAASPERVWEVLADPSRMPEFSPQCVRMIPIGRPKAGTLTVNLNRDGWKFWPTTSRILRYEKGSALAFRVSQNRTVWTYTLEPTEDGTRLVERRDVPNGTTWVSRTLIGAVLGGEAAFEENLVRGMNESLAKIRTAVETN; from the coding sequence TTGCCGAAAAATCTGGAAGCCAGTATCGATATCGCCGCATCGCCGGAGCGGGTCTGGGAGGTACTCGCCGACCCGAGCCGGATGCCGGAGTTCAGTCCGCAGTGTGTACGGATGATCCCGATCGGCCGGCCGAAGGCGGGCACGCTGACGGTCAACCTCAATCGGGACGGATGGAAGTTCTGGCCGACCACCTCGCGCATCCTGCGCTACGAAAAGGGCAGTGCGCTGGCTTTCCGGGTCAGCCAGAACCGGACGGTGTGGACCTACACCCTCGAACCCACCGAGGACGGAACCCGGCTCGTCGAACGCCGCGACGTGCCCAACGGCACCACCTGGGTCTCGCGAACCCTTATCGGCGCGGTGCTCGGTGGGGAGGCGGCATTCGAAGAGAACCTGGTCCGCGGGATGAACGAATCCCTGGCGAAGATCAGGACAGCGGTCGAGACGAACTGA
- a CDS encoding vWA domain-containing protein, with protein sequence MMNRVLAAAAVGLIGLVPGAMPALAQQGPDSAGTEYAPTMLVLDASGSMLAADPTGGTKMDAAKNAVRSFVTAAPDASKVGLTVYGTSTGSSDAEQAAGCQDVKVLHPAETIDKPALTAAADQIVPRGYTPIGASLRAAAAQLPQQGPRSIVLVSDGLDTCAPPDPCDVARELSAQGSEIVVHAIGFGVDDPSRAQLTCIAQSTGGTYTDAVDGKTLEQVLPRVTAAALRNYAATGTPIAGTPEYRDAPVVTPGQYVDVLGRKKQQYYAVDVPEGATAYFTGTVSFPRVYGTEQSTNSLQMKIYGTDGQDCYGFESDSSTGSSDGVSLTVGSVWAGAAEPETGSYNIDKCKGGGRYYFTLEWASVANDAPAQLPLEVSIGLEPGVTDPGAAAAPTPVTYSEPSGSPRPVVGGGSFNVAAELPGSGRYSDTLQRGEYVFYRVKLDWGQGLAYRVRFRESSLRGTDNLSNVRTTLYTPYRVQLDSAFTSYNGTENLLPANAPAIATVPIRYANRENSDADIVNQALAGWYYIAVKLSPTLDGERTAGPVPVELEIDVTGDPEPGPRYQDSAGDDPVFGENGKTRSAQEETAQAGGARDDDGVSPVIWAAIGAGIVAAVGAVVAVVLSIRRTRR encoded by the coding sequence ATGATGAACAGGGTCCTGGCCGCTGCGGCGGTAGGCCTGATCGGCTTGGTTCCGGGTGCGATGCCCGCTCTGGCTCAGCAGGGACCGGATTCGGCGGGTACCGAGTACGCGCCGACGATGCTCGTATTGGATGCGTCGGGTTCGATGCTGGCTGCCGACCCCACCGGTGGCACGAAAATGGACGCGGCCAAGAACGCCGTGCGCAGCTTCGTAACGGCGGCGCCGGACGCGTCCAAGGTCGGCCTCACGGTGTACGGCACCTCGACGGGGTCTTCGGACGCCGAGCAGGCCGCGGGCTGCCAGGACGTCAAGGTGCTGCACCCGGCCGAAACCATCGACAAACCGGCGCTGACCGCCGCGGCGGACCAGATCGTTCCACGCGGCTACACCCCGATCGGCGCCTCGCTACGAGCCGCGGCCGCGCAACTACCTCAGCAAGGGCCCCGCTCGATAGTCCTGGTCTCGGACGGACTGGATACCTGTGCGCCGCCGGACCCCTGCGATGTGGCGCGTGAGCTCAGTGCGCAGGGATCCGAGATCGTGGTGCACGCTATCGGGTTCGGGGTCGACGATCCTTCCCGGGCACAGCTGACCTGTATCGCGCAGAGCACCGGTGGCACCTACACCGACGCCGTCGACGGTAAAACCCTCGAGCAAGTTCTACCGCGCGTCACCGCTGCCGCACTACGCAACTATGCCGCGACCGGTACACCGATCGCCGGGACACCGGAGTACCGGGACGCGCCGGTGGTCACGCCGGGACAGTATGTCGACGTGCTGGGACGGAAGAAACAGCAGTATTACGCGGTGGATGTGCCCGAGGGTGCGACCGCGTATTTCACCGGCACGGTGTCGTTTCCGCGGGTGTACGGGACCGAGCAGTCGACCAATTCACTGCAGATGAAGATCTACGGCACCGACGGCCAGGACTGCTACGGCTTCGAGAGCGACTCGTCCACCGGCTCCTCCGACGGGGTGAGCCTCACGGTCGGCAGTGTGTGGGCAGGTGCCGCCGAACCCGAAACGGGCAGCTACAACATCGATAAGTGCAAGGGCGGGGGACGCTACTACTTCACCCTGGAATGGGCGAGCGTCGCGAACGACGCGCCGGCGCAGCTGCCGCTGGAAGTATCGATCGGTCTGGAGCCCGGTGTCACCGATCCAGGTGCCGCGGCCGCCCCGACCCCGGTGACATACAGCGAGCCGAGCGGGTCGCCCCGGCCCGTGGTGGGCGGCGGGTCGTTCAATGTCGCGGCCGAACTGCCCGGGTCCGGCCGGTACTCGGATACGTTGCAGCGTGGCGAGTACGTTTTCTATCGGGTGAAGCTCGATTGGGGCCAGGGGCTGGCGTACCGGGTGCGGTTCCGCGAGAGCTCTTTGCGCGGAACCGATAACCTCTCGAACGTCCGGACGACGCTCTACACGCCGTATCGGGTGCAACTCGACTCCGCTTTCACTTCCTACAACGGCACCGAGAACCTGTTGCCGGCCAATGCCCCCGCGATAGCGACCGTCCCGATCCGCTACGCGAACCGGGAGAACTCCGACGCCGATATCGTGAACCAGGCCTTGGCGGGCTGGTATTACATCGCGGTCAAACTCAGCCCGACACTCGACGGCGAACGTACGGCCGGCCCGGTCCCGGTCGAACTGGAAATCGACGTCACCGGCGATCCGGAGCCCGGGCCGCGCTATCAGGACAGCGCCGGGGACGATCCGGTGTTCGGTGAGAACGGGAAGACGCGCAGCGCGCAGGAGGAGACCGCGCAGGCGGGCGGTGCCCGCGACGATGACGGGGTATCCCCGGTGATCTGGGCAGCGATCGGCGCTGGGATCGTGGCCGCGGTCGGTGCGGTCGTGGCGGTTGTGCTGAGCATTCGCCGTACCAGGCGCTGA
- a CDS encoding Clp protease N-terminal domain-containing protein translates to MTTVRLDDLIEVIKKARPDSALEQLSDAVVTAGHLGEVADHLIGHFVDQARRSGASWTEIGASMGVSKQAAQKRFVPKPPGNPAAEVDPNAGFAKYTDRARKVVVAAQEAANLTGSAEISLGHLVLGLLSEADGLAGHLIVEQGVTLADLGDATLAAVGGDATVSPAALGAATAAGKMSGLVPFDAESKKALELTFREALRLGHNYIGTEHILLAILEQENGSGILTDAGLRKEPLETRLNEVLQQIVVAKG, encoded by the coding sequence ATGACGACAGTACGTTTGGACGACCTCATCGAGGTCATCAAGAAGGCTCGTCCCGACAGCGCCCTGGAACAACTCTCCGACGCCGTGGTCACGGCAGGGCATCTCGGCGAAGTCGCCGATCATCTGATCGGCCACTTCGTCGACCAAGCCCGTCGCTCGGGCGCCTCGTGGACCGAGATCGGCGCGAGTATGGGTGTCAGCAAACAGGCAGCCCAGAAGCGGTTCGTACCCAAGCCGCCGGGTAATCCCGCCGCCGAGGTGGACCCCAACGCGGGTTTCGCGAAATACACCGACCGGGCGCGCAAGGTCGTGGTCGCCGCGCAGGAAGCCGCCAATCTCACCGGCAGTGCCGAGATCTCCCTCGGTCACTTGGTGCTGGGTCTGCTCAGTGAGGCCGACGGTCTGGCCGGGCATCTCATCGTCGAACAAGGTGTCACGCTCGCCGATCTGGGGGACGCGACGCTGGCCGCGGTGGGCGGGGACGCGACGGTCTCTCCCGCCGCTCTCGGGGCCGCGACCGCGGCGGGCAAGATGAGCGGGCTGGTCCCGTTCGACGCCGAATCGAAGAAGGCGCTGGAACTGACGTTCCGAGAGGCGCTGCGGCTCGGGCACAACTACATCGGCACCGAGCACATCCTGCTCGCCATCCTGGAGCAGGAGAACGGTTCGGGAATCCTGACCGATGCCGGGCTGCGCAAGGAGCCGCTGGAGACCCGATTGAACGAGGTTCTGCAACAGATCGTGGTCGCGAAGGGGTGA
- a CDS encoding prolyl oligopeptidase family serine peptidase: MNAAPDSGTDPYLWLEEVSGERPLAFARAHNETVVERFAADDRFDALQRRILDMLDTDTKIAFPGRRGRWLYNFWRDAAHPRGLWRRTTFAEYVKPEPDWDVLIDLDALAAGEEENWVWGGAAVLRPSQTRALISLSRGGADAKVVREFDLRSREFIAPADGGYFLPEAKSRISWIDIDSVYVGTDFGPGSLTGSGYPRLAKRWARGTELDTAETVFEGAVSDVSVSAGYDRTPGYERHYVAQATDFFNEEVFLLQDDGSRTHLETPSDASESWYKEWLLVRLKSPWEIGGRTYSAGALIATNFTEFLSGGRDFEVLFEPDAHTSLHGYGWTENHLLLVTLRDVQTALHVLTPGATGWRTEPLGDAPAMASTSVMNLDPLEGGDDYMLMTSGFTTPTTLLAGAVGTPVVEWKQEPAFFDATGIETEQFFARSDDGTPVPYFVIRHRDTRDAPGPTVMSGYGGFELSRMPGYGGASGIGWLERGGVYVMTNIRGGGEYGPEWHTSVQKENRYKVYEDFSSIARDLVTRGITTAPQLGAVGGSNGGLLMGVMLTRYPELFGAIVCQVPLLDMRRYHLLLAGASWMAEYGDPDVPEEWAYISRYSPYQRAMETGAGAVYPPILLTTSTRDDRVHPGHARKMAALLEEQGHRVWYHENIEGGHGGAADNKQSAFQAALIYEFFTQMLIEGRTSE, translated from the coding sequence ATGAACGCCGCACCGGACAGTGGAACCGATCCCTATCTCTGGCTCGAAGAGGTCAGCGGTGAGCGCCCGCTGGCCTTCGCCCGGGCGCACAACGAGACGGTCGTCGAGAGGTTCGCCGCCGACGACAGGTTCGATGCGTTGCAGCGCCGGATCCTGGACATGCTCGATACCGACACCAAGATCGCCTTCCCCGGGCGGCGGGGGCGGTGGCTGTACAACTTCTGGCGCGACGCCGCACACCCCCGTGGTCTGTGGCGGCGCACCACCTTCGCCGAATACGTGAAACCGGAGCCCGACTGGGATGTTCTCATCGACCTCGACGCGCTCGCGGCGGGCGAGGAGGAGAACTGGGTCTGGGGTGGTGCCGCGGTGTTGCGCCCATCGCAGACCCGTGCGCTGATCAGCCTGTCCCGCGGCGGCGCGGACGCCAAAGTCGTTCGTGAATTCGATCTGCGATCGCGGGAATTCATCGCGCCGGCGGACGGTGGGTATTTCCTCCCCGAGGCGAAGTCACGGATCAGTTGGATCGATATCGATTCCGTCTATGTCGGAACGGATTTCGGACCGGGATCACTCACCGGTTCCGGATACCCGCGGCTCGCGAAGCGGTGGGCACGCGGCACCGAACTCGATACCGCGGAAACGGTTTTCGAGGGCGCGGTATCCGATGTCTCGGTTTCCGCGGGCTACGACCGGACCCCCGGCTACGAGCGGCACTACGTCGCGCAGGCCACAGATTTCTTCAACGAAGAGGTGTTCCTGCTACAGGACGACGGTTCCCGGACCCACCTGGAGACACCGTCGGACGCGAGTGAGTCGTGGTACAAGGAATGGCTGCTGGTCCGGCTGAAATCTCCGTGGGAGATCGGCGGCCGCACCTATTCCGCCGGTGCGTTGATCGCCACGAATTTCACCGAGTTCCTTTCCGGCGGGCGTGATTTCGAGGTGCTTTTCGAGCCGGACGCGCACACCTCGCTGCACGGATACGGCTGGACCGAGAACCATCTGCTGCTGGTGACCCTGCGAGATGTGCAGACCGCACTCCACGTGCTCACCCCGGGCGCCACGGGCTGGCGGACCGAACCGCTGGGCGATGCCCCAGCTATGGCGAGCACCAGCGTCATGAATCTCGACCCGCTCGAGGGCGGGGACGATTACATGCTCATGACCAGCGGATTCACCACACCCACAACGCTGCTTGCGGGGGCGGTCGGTACGCCGGTGGTCGAATGGAAACAGGAACCCGCGTTCTTCGACGCGACCGGTATCGAGACAGAACAGTTCTTCGCCCGGTCCGACGACGGAACACCGGTTCCCTACTTCGTCATCCGGCACCGCGACACGCGCGACGCGCCGGGGCCCACGGTGATGTCGGGTTACGGCGGGTTCGAACTCTCCCGGATGCCCGGTTACGGCGGTGCCTCCGGGATCGGATGGCTGGAGCGGGGCGGCGTCTATGTGATGACCAATATCCGGGGCGGTGGCGAATACGGGCCCGAGTGGCATACCTCGGTCCAGAAAGAGAACCGGTACAAGGTGTACGAGGATTTCTCCTCCATCGCCCGGGACCTCGTGACGCGCGGGATAACCACCGCACCGCAACTCGGCGCGGTCGGCGGCAGCAACGGCGGTCTGCTGATGGGGGTGATGCTCACCCGCTATCCGGAATTGTTCGGGGCGATCGTGTGCCAGGTGCCGCTGCTGGATATGCGCCGTTACCACTTGCTGTTGGCCGGGGCGTCCTGGATGGCGGAATACGGCGACCCGGACGTACCCGAGGAATGGGCCTACATCAGCCGGTACTCGCCCTATCAGCGGGCCATGGAAACCGGTGCCGGCGCGGTCTATCCACCGATCCTGCTCACCACCTCCACCCGCGACGACCGTGTACATCCCGGGCATGCCCGCAAAATGGCCGCGTTGCTGGAGGAACAGGGGCACCGGGTTTGGTATCACGAGAACATCGAGGGCGGGCACGGTGGCGCGGCCGACAACAAACAATCGGCGTTCCAAGCGGCCCTGATCTACGAGTTCTTCACCCAGATGCTCATCGAAGGCCGCACCTCGGAATAG